A genomic segment from Anaerolineae bacterium encodes:
- a CDS encoding nicotinate phosphoribosyltransferase: MSIFDGQRLDASALHLDWEGIRRQRYSDKYFVNIARLLGALNAQGYTYAGSHGRLPAEQSHGLPIGDMEVEMQWFTRRRGTTVVAGVDVALAVLRRATGYWEGERFIPTADRLQVWAVQDGDTVAYHGDPLQVQPVLRVRGRYRDFGPLETVTLGFLTRASRIATNTYQILQASGGKPVLFFPARFDLPSVQALDGYAYFIGVQRYNHDFDAQVQPFISTDAQGEWWGGVGGGTTAHAFLACFLGDIPEAMVTFARHLPPEVPLIALVDFNNHCARDAVTVAWTMFQHYRAALEANKPEEARKFKLFGVRLDTAGDLRDASIPPLGSPELDLGVNPRLVFAVREALDHAWEHWDLPPRWREEARRYCQEIKIVVSGGFNPEKITRFEKLGVPVDFYGVGSWFYNNHGPTVTDFTADVVRVKVGDRWVDMAKVGRRACDNPRLERVW; encoded by the coding sequence ATGAGCATCTTCGACGGGCAGCGGCTGGACGCATCCGCCCTTCACCTGGATTGGGAAGGCATTCGCCGCCAGCGCTATAGCGACAAATACTTCGTCAACATCGCCCGCCTGCTGGGCGCATTGAACGCCCAGGGCTACACCTACGCCGGAAGCCACGGTCGGCTGCCCGCGGAACAAAGCCATGGCCTGCCCATCGGCGATATGGAAGTCGAGATGCAATGGTTCACCCGCCGCCGGGGTACCACGGTGGTGGCCGGAGTGGATGTCGCTCTGGCCGTGCTACGCCGGGCAACGGGCTACTGGGAGGGCGAACGCTTTATCCCCACCGCCGACCGCCTGCAGGTCTGGGCCGTTCAGGACGGCGACACCGTGGCCTACCACGGCGACCCCCTGCAGGTGCAGCCGGTGCTGCGGGTGCGGGGCCGCTACCGCGATTTCGGTCCCCTGGAAACCGTGACCCTGGGCTTCCTCACCCGCGCCAGCCGCATCGCCACCAACACCTACCAGATCCTCCAGGCCAGCGGGGGCAAGCCGGTGCTCTTCTTCCCCGCGCGGTTCGATTTGCCCTCCGTGCAGGCGCTGGACGGCTACGCCTACTTCATCGGCGTGCAACGCTACAATCACGATTTCGACGCCCAGGTGCAGCCTTTCATCTCCACCGACGCCCAGGGCGAATGGTGGGGCGGCGTGGGCGGCGGCACCACGGCTCACGCCTTTCTGGCCTGCTTCCTGGGCGACATCCCCGAGGCCATGGTGACCTTTGCCCGCCATCTGCCGCCGGAGGTGCCGCTCATCGCCCTGGTGGACTTCAACAACCATTGCGCCCGCGACGCCGTCACCGTGGCCTGGACCATGTTCCAGCACTACCGCGCCGCCTTAGAGGCCAACAAGCCCGAAGAAGCCCGCAAGTTCAAACTCTTCGGCGTGCGGCTGGACACGGCCGGCGACCTGCGCGACGCCTCCATCCCTCCGCTGGGCTCTCCCGAACTGGACCTGGGCGTGAACCCCCGGCTGGTCTTCGCCGTGCGGGAAGCCCTCGACCACGCCTGGGAACACTGGGACCTGCCGCCCCGCTGGCGCGAGGAGGCCCGCCGTTACTGCCAGGAGATCAAGATCGTGGTCTCCGGCGGCTTCAACCCGGAGAAAATCACCCGCTTCGAAAAGTTAGGCGTGCCGGTGGATTTCTACGGCGTCGGCTCCTGGTTCTACAACAACCACGGCCCCACGGTCACCGACTTCACCGCCGACGTGGTGCGTGTCAAAGTCGGCGATCGCTGGGTGGACATGGCTAAGGTGGGCCGCCGCGCCTGCGACAATCCCCGCCTGGAGCGTGTGTGGTGA
- a CDS encoding isochorismatase translates to MPPSTLPVPPHFDPERVGKVWKVDYEARAREARAWAQQHAIPPAAQDSPRIALVLIDLQNTFCLPDFELFVAGRSGHGAVEDNIRLCRFIYQNLHHITHIVATLDTHLPMQIFHAPFLVDAEGNHPAPFTMISAEDVAAGRWRFNPHLAPVLGLTPEEGQAHLEHYVRTLAQKGKYQHTIWPFHAMLGGIGHALVPAVEEAVFFHSIARYAQPEHIIKGNHPLTEHYSALGPEVNTDPHGHPLVPPNERLVQLVKEYDAVIITGQAKSHCVAWTVNDLLDTLEQRGQGHLARRIYLLEDTTSPVVVPGADFTDAADEAYARFARRGAHRVTTEQPLDTWGIA, encoded by the coding sequence ATGCCCCCATCCACTTTACCCGTCCCACCTCATTTTGACCCTGAACGGGTCGGCAAGGTCTGGAAGGTGGATTACGAGGCCCGCGCGCGCGAGGCCCGCGCCTGGGCGCAGCAACACGCCATCCCGCCAGCGGCGCAGGACTCCCCCCGCATCGCCCTGGTGCTCATTGACCTGCAAAACACCTTCTGCCTCCCCGACTTCGAACTTTTCGTCGCCGGGCGCTCGGGTCACGGCGCGGTGGAGGACAACATCCGTCTCTGTCGCTTCATCTACCAGAACCTGCACCACATCACCCACATCGTCGCCACCCTGGATACCCATCTCCCCATGCAAATCTTCCACGCGCCCTTCTTAGTGGACGCCGAAGGGAACCACCCCGCCCCCTTCACCATGATCAGCGCCGAAGATGTGGCCGCCGGCCGCTGGCGCTTCAACCCCCACCTGGCTCCGGTGTTGGGGCTAACCCCCGAGGAGGGGCAGGCCCATCTGGAACACTATGTGCGCACCTTGGCCCAGAAAGGCAAATATCAGCACACCATCTGGCCCTTCCACGCCATGCTGGGCGGCATCGGCCACGCCTTAGTGCCCGCCGTCGAGGAGGCTGTCTTCTTCCACAGCATCGCGCGCTACGCCCAGCCGGAGCACATCATCAAAGGCAACCATCCCCTCACCGAGCATTACTCGGCCCTCGGCCCGGAGGTGAACACCGACCCCCACGGCCACCCGCTGGTGCCGCCCAATGAACGCCTGGTGCAACTCGTGAAGGAGTACGATGCCGTCATCATCACCGGCCAGGCCAAGAGCCACTGCGTGGCGTGGACGGTCAACGACCTGCTGGACACCCTGGAGCAACGCGGCCAGGGTCACCTGGCCCGGCGCATCTACCTGCTGGAAGACACCACTTCCCCTGTGGTGGTCCCCGGGGCGGACTTCACCGACGCCGCCGATGAGGCCTACGCCCGCTTCGCCCGGCGCGGGGCCCATCGGGTGACCACCGAGCAGCCCCTGGACACGTGGGGCATCGCCTGA
- a CDS encoding pyrimidine 5'-nucleotidase — protein MHPAPTHLLLDLDGTLYPEAVGLWPAIKERIGRYLTERLGLSPVEAQRLRREYVQRYGTTLRGLQLHHGVDPQDFLAFVHDLPIEEMLQPDPRLRAILEAVSQPKWVFTNADEPHTWRVLRRLGIDDLFAGIIDLVATDFHPKPHPHAFAVALTRLGHPPARSVAVLDDLPRNTRAARQLGFLSVLVGSEPAQPDDAHFFLPNIYHLPTLSF, from the coding sequence ATGCATCCTGCTCCCACCCATCTGCTCCTCGACCTGGACGGCACCCTTTACCCCGAGGCTGTGGGCCTCTGGCCGGCCATCAAGGAACGCATCGGCCGCTACCTCACCGAACGCCTGGGCCTTTCGCCGGTCGAGGCCCAGCGCCTGCGCCGGGAGTATGTGCAGCGCTACGGCACTACCCTGCGCGGGCTGCAACTCCACCACGGGGTGGACCCCCAGGACTTTTTGGCTTTTGTCCACGACCTCCCTATCGAGGAGATGCTCCAGCCCGATCCCCGCCTGCGCGCTATCCTCGAGGCGGTGTCGCAACCCAAATGGGTGTTCACCAACGCCGATGAACCCCACACCTGGCGCGTGCTGCGGCGCCTGGGCATCGACGACCTCTTCGCCGGCATCATCGACCTGGTCGCCACGGACTTCCATCCCAAGCCCCACCCTCACGCCTTCGCCGTGGCCCTGACGCGTCTAGGGCATCCACCCGCCCGCTCCGTGGCGGTGCTCGACGACCTCCCCCGCAACACCCGCGCCGCACGCCAGTTGGGCTTCCTGAGCGTGCTCGTCGGCAGCGAACCGGCCCAACCCGACGATGCCCACTTCTTTCTCCCCAACATTTATCATCTCCCCACCCTTTCCTTCTGA